One window from the genome of Salvia splendens isolate huo1 chromosome 9, SspV2, whole genome shotgun sequence encodes:
- the LOC121746970 gene encoding uncharacterized protein LOC121746970 yields the protein MGVAMHVKSDSEVTSLDASSPPRSPRRPLYYVQSPSHSHHDLEKMSYGSSPFASPAHHHFHYHCSPIHHSRESSTSRFSASLKNPRHSSGWRRMHLKYDDDGPEAEGGEEGEGEDEREDGGQVRFYVACFLLSFVVLFTIFSLILWAASFAYKPKILVKNILFENFYVQAGMDASGVPTDMLTLNSTVKIFYRNPATFFGVHVTSTPLELHYFDLKVASGHMMKFYQSRKSERKVIAVVQGRQVPLYGGIAALDFAKGRVDDMSVPLNLSFVIRSRAYILGRLVKPKFYRKVMCEVSLRGNHLGKPLSMIKSDSCVYH from the exons ATGGGCGTAGCAATGCACGTAAAATCCGACTCCGAGGTGACGAGCCTCGACGCCTCCTCGCCGCCGCGTTCTCCCCGGCGTCCCCTCTACTACGTGCAGAGCCCTTCCCACTCTCACCACGATCTCGAGAAGATGTCTTACGGCTCCAGCCCCTTCGCCTCCCCCGCCCACCACCATTTCCACTACCACTGCTCCCCCATCCACCACTCCCGCGAGTCCTCCACCTCCCGCTTCTCCGCCTCCCTCAAGAACCCCCGCCACTCCTCCGGCTGGCGCCGAATGCACCTCAAGTACGACGACGACGGCCCGGAGGCGGAAGGCGGCGAGGAGGGAGAGGGTGAGGATGAGAGAGAAGACGGCGGCCAG GTGAGGTTCTACGTGGCGTGCTTCCTGCTCTCGTTTGTGGTGCTGTTTACCATTTTCTCTTTAATTCTTTGGGCTGCGAGTTTTGCTTACAAGCCCAAGATTCTTGTTAAG AACATTTTGTTTGAGAATTTTTATGTACAAGCTGGGATGGATGCCAGTGGGGTACCAACGGATATGCTCACCTTGAATTCGACGGTCAAGATCTTCTATCGCAATCCAGCCACCTTCTTTGGCGTCCACGTCACCTCCACCCCCCTCGAGCTTCACTACTTTGACCTCAAGGTCGCATCCGGCCAT ATGATGAAGTTTTATCAGTCGAGGAAGAGTGAAAGGAAAGTGATTGCAGTGGTTCAGGGGCGGCAGGTGCCCCTGTATGGAGGGATAGCGGCTCTGGACTTTGCAAAGGGGCGTGTGGACGACATGTCGGTGCCACTGAACCTAAGCTTTGTAATAAGATCGAGGGCGTACATCTTAGGAAGACTGGTGAAGCCCAAGTTCTACAGAAAAGTCATGTGTGAAGTTAGCCTTAGAGGTAACCATTTGGGCAAGCCACTTAGTATGATCAAGTCTGATTCTTGTGTTTATCATTAG
- the LOC121746501 gene encoding alanine--tRNA ligase, chloroplastic/mitochondrial-like isoform X1 — MASLKPPFSLQTRHVAQFLLPFPTSRFYSPFASRSRDYRGFTLQSLASVDPCSLSYRRSHAKRLVANASAQPLTGELVEEKLLDPSTSGDSIRRRFLEFYAARGHKILPSASLVPEDPTILLTIAGMLQFKPIFLGKVPREVPCAATSQRCIRTNDIENVGRTSRHQTFFEMLGNFSFGDYFKQEAIKWAWELSTVEFGLPAENLWISVYEDDDETFAIWHDKMGVPANRIKKLGEEDNFWTSGATGPCGPCSEIYYDFHPERGHSDVDLGDDSRFIEFYNLVFMEYNKKEDGSLEPLKQKNIDTGLGLERMARILQRVPNNYETDLIFPIIKKAADLAYESYSLADESAKTNLKIIGDHMRAIVYLISDGVFPSNIGRGYVVRRLIRRAVRTGRLLGIRRDGVGGLEGAFLPLLAEEVIKLSTNIDPDLKTRTPRILEELKREELRFVQTLERGEKLLEEILTDALSTGQRNGTVPCISGKDAFLLYDTYGFPVEITSEVAEERGVGIDMVGFDVEMENQRRQSQAAHNTVKLSVEDGVELTDNIPDTKFLGYDTLFTRAVVEGLLVNGKPVGEVSEGNEVEVLLDRTPFYAESGGQIGDHGLLYVTDAQENKEAVVEIQDVQKSLGNIFVHKGTVVKGLINVGGEVEAEVDANLRQRAKVHHTATHLLQSALKKVVGDETSQAGSLVAFDRLRFDFNFNRPLRENEIAEIELLINQWIGEATLLETRVMALAEAKKAGAIAMFGEKYGEEVRVVEVPGVSMELCGGTHVKNTSEIRGFKIISEQGIASGVRRIEAVAGDAFIEYVITRDNYLKQLCSTLKVNAEDVTARVNNLLKDLREARNEVSSARAKAAIYKASSIISSAFTVGSSSKITVLVSSMEDIDADALKSAAEYLVSNLQDPTAVILGSCPDEKRVSLVAAFSPGVVKLGLQAGKFVGLIAKVCGGRGGGRPNFAQAGGSEPENLPAALEKARDDLVSALCQAT; from the exons ATGGCGAGCTTGAAGCCGCCCTTCTCTCTACAAACCAGACATGTCGCTCAATTCCTCTTGCCATTTCCGACATCAAGATTCTACTCTCCCTTCGCCTCTC GTAGTAGAGATTACAGAGGCTTCACCTTGCAATCTCTTGCATCAGTTGATCCTTGTTCATTGAGCTATAGGCGTTCCCACGCGAAAAGGCTCGTTGCAAATG CTTCAGCTCAGCCCTTGACTGGGGAGTTAGTGGAAGAAAAACTGTTGGACCCTTCCACGAGTGGTGACTCCATCCGCAGAAGATTTCTTGAGTTTTATGCTGCGAGAGGTCACAAAATTCTCCCGAGTGCTTCTCTAGTCCCGGAGGATCCAACAATTTTGTTAACGATTGCTGGAATGCTTCAGTTCAAGCCTATTTTCCTCGGGAAG GTGCCTCGAGAAGTACCCTGTGCTGCGACCTCTCAGAGATGCATACGAACAAATGATATCGAGAATGTAGGTCGAACCTCCCGACATCAGACATTCTTTGAAATGCTTGGGAATTTTAGCTTTGGAGATTACTTCAAACAAGAGGCTATAAAATGGGCCTGGGAGCTATCAACAGTGGA GTTTGGACTACCAGCTGAAAATTTATGGATCAGTGTGTATGAAGATGACGATGAAACTTTTGCAATATGGCATGATAAG ATGGGCGTTCCAGCAAACCGCATAAAGAAACTCGGTGAAGAGGATAACTTCTGGACGAGTGGAGCGACTGGTCCGTGCGGACCATGCTCTGAAATTTATTACGACTTCCATCCCGAGAGAGGGCATTCAGATGTT GATCTTGGAGATGATTCGAGATTCATCGAGTTCTACAACCTCGTTTTTATGGAATACAATAAAAAGGAAGACGGATCACTCGAGCCCTTAAAACAGAAGAACATTGATACTGGGCTTGGGTTAGAGCGCATGGCTCGCATTCTTCAACGG GTTCCAAATAATTATGAAACTGATTTGATTTTTCCTATTATCAAGAAGGCTGCGGATTTGGCATATGAGTCGTATTCACTTGCAGATGAGTCTGCAAAAACGAACCTTAAA ATAATTGGAGACCACATGCGTGCAATAGTTTATCTTATATCAGATGGTGTTTTCCCATCAAATATTGGAAGAGGCTATGTGGTTCGTCGTCTGATCAGGAGGGCAGTAAGAACCGGAAGGCTGTTAGGTATTAGGAGAGACGGTGTGGGAGGCCTTGAAGGTGCGTTTTTGCCACTTTTAGCGGAAGAAGTCATCAAATTAAGCACCAATATTGATCCAGACTTGAAAACACGAACTCCCCGCATCCTTGAGGAGTTGAAGAGGGAGGAGCTTCGCTTTGTTCAGACACTCGAGAGAGGAGAGAAGCTTCTAGAAGAAATCTTAACTGATGCATTGTCGACTGGACAGAGAAATGGGACTGTGCCTTGTATATCTGGCAAGGACGCGTTTCTTCTATATGATACGTATGGTTTTCCAGTGGAGATAACTAGTGAAGTTGCTGAGGAACGCGGCGTTGGTATAGATATGGTTGGTTTTGATGTGGAAATGGAGAATCAGAGACGCCAGTCGCAGGCTGCACACAACACGGTAAAGCTCTCTGTTGAAGATGGAGTGGAGTTGACGGATAACATTCCTGACACCAAGTTTCTTGGCTACGACACACTTTTTACTAGAGCAGTGGTTGAGGGTCTCTTAGTAAATGGTAAGCCAGTAGGGGAGGTTTCTGAGGGAAATGAAGTCGAAGTGTTGCTAGATAGAACCCCGTTCTATGCTGAATCGGGAGGGCAAATTGGGGATCACGGGCTTCTATATGTTACCGATGCTCAGGAAAATAAGGAAGCTGTCGTGGAGATACAAGATGTGCAGAAGTCACTTGGCAACATATTCGTTCACAAAGGAACTGTAGTGAAAGGCTTAATCAATGTGGGTGGAGAAGTTGAAGCTGAAGTCGATGCAAACTTGAGGCAACGAGCAAAG GTCCATCACACTGCCACACATCTCCTTCAGTCTGCTCTAAAGAAAGTGGTTGGTGACGAAACCTCTCAAGCCGGTTCTTTGGTGGCGTTTGATCGCCTCAGgtttgatttcaatttcaatCGACCTCTTCGCGAGAATGAGATTGCAGAGATCGAATTGCTGATCAATCAATGGATTGGAGAGGCTACGCTCCTTGAAACAAGAGTGATGGCGCTGGCTGAAGCTAAGAAGGCTGGAGCTATCGCAATGTTTGGTGAAAAATACGGAGAAGAG GTACGCGTTGTGGAGGTTCCCGGTGTCTCCATGGAGCTATGTGGTGGCACACATGTAAAGAACACCTCAGAAATACGCGGTTTCAAGATAATATCCGAGCAAGGGATAGCATCGGGGGTCAGACGCATTGAGGCCGTGGCTGGCGACGCATTTATAGAGTATGTCATCACCAGAGATAACTACCTGAAGCAGCTCTGCTCTACTCTCAAA GTAAATGCAGAAGATGTTACGGCTAGAGTGAACAATCTTCTCAAGGATTTACGCGAAGCAAGGAACGAGGTCTCCTCTGCTCGTGCAAAAGCAGCAATCTACAAAGCATCAAGCATCATCAGCAGCGCATTCACAGTAGGATCTTCGTCTAAGATAAC AGTGCTGGTGTCGAGCATGGAGGACATTGACGCGGATGCATTGAAGAGTGCAGCCGAGTATCTAGTGAGCAATCTGCAAGATCCAACAGCGGTTATCTTGGGATCGTGTCCGGACGAAAAAAGGGTGAGTTTGGTGGCTGCATTTTCTCCGGGAGTGGTTAAACTCGGGTTGCAAGCGGGGAAGTTTGTGGGGTTGATTGCGAAGGTATGTGGCGGGAGAGGCGGGGGGCGCCCTAATTTTGCTCAGGCGGGCGGGAGTGAGCCGGAGAATTTGCCGGCAGCGCTTGAGAAAGCGCGGGACGACCTAGTCTCCGCCCTTTGTCAAGCAACTTGA
- the LOC121749617 gene encoding expansin-like A2, whose translation MAAIGFVLLVALLLASSAAACDRCVHQSKVAFFSKAQALQSGACGYGSLATGFNHGRIAAAAPSIYKDGAGCGVCFQIRCDDKKICSEEGATVVVTDRNHDNATDFVLSSRAFAAMANNGMVPQLLKLGLANVQYRRVPCDYKKKNMAVRVEESSQKPHYLAIKLLYQGGQTQIEAMDVAKVGSPNWNFMVRNYGAVWDTSRVPEGALQLRFVVTAGFDGKMYWAKSVLPADWANAAIYDSGIQITDISQEGCAICDDGSWKH comes from the exons ATGGCTGCAATTGGTTTTGTCTTGTTAGTAGCTCTGCTTCTGGCTTCATCTGCAGCTGCCTGCGATCGCTGCGTGCACCAATCAAAAGTCGCCTTCTTCTCCAAAGCTCAAGCTCTTCAAT CTGGAGCTTGCGGCTACGGCTCCCTGGCAACCGGATTCAACCACGGCCGCATCGCCGCGGCAGCTCCGTCCATTTACAAAGACGGAGCTGGCTGCGGCGTTTGTTTTCAA ATTCGATGCGACGATAAGAAAATATGTAGTGAAGAGGGGGCGACGGTGGTGGTGACGGACCGGAATCACGACAACGCGACGGACTTCGTCCTAAGCAGCCGAGCTTTCGCGGCGATGGCCAATAATGGAATGGTGCCTCAGCTTCTCAAACTTGGCCTCGCTAATGTCCAATATCGGAG agtgcCATGTGACTACAAGAAGAAGAATATGGCAGTCCGAGTAGAGGAATCGAGCCAGAAGCCACACTATTTGGCAATCAAATTACTATATCAAGGAGGCCAAACCCAAATCGAAGCTATGGACGTTGCTAAG GTGGGGTCTCCAAATTGGAATTTCATGGTTAGGAATTATGGGGCAGTTTGGGACACGAGTAGGGTTCCAGAAGGAGCGTTGCAGTTGCGGTTTGTGGTGACAGCGGGTTTCGATGGTAAAATGTATTGGGCTAAAAGCGTGCTTCCAGCTGATTGGGCCAACGCCGCGATTTATGATTCCGGAATCCAGATTACTGATATCTCGCAAGAGGGTTGTGCGATTTGTGATGATGGCTCCTGGAAACATTAA
- the LOC121746501 gene encoding alanine--tRNA ligase, chloroplastic/mitochondrial-like isoform X2: MLGNFSFGDYFKQEAIKWAWELSTVEFGLPAENLWISVYEDDDETFAIWHDKMGVPANRIKKLGEEDNFWTSGATGPCGPCSEIYYDFHPERGHSDVDLGDDSRFIEFYNLVFMEYNKKEDGSLEPLKQKNIDTGLGLERMARILQRVPNNYETDLIFPIIKKAADLAYESYSLADESAKTNLKIIGDHMRAIVYLISDGVFPSNIGRGYVVRRLIRRAVRTGRLLGIRRDGVGGLEGAFLPLLAEEVIKLSTNIDPDLKTRTPRILEELKREELRFVQTLERGEKLLEEILTDALSTGQRNGTVPCISGKDAFLLYDTYGFPVEITSEVAEERGVGIDMVGFDVEMENQRRQSQAAHNTVKLSVEDGVELTDNIPDTKFLGYDTLFTRAVVEGLLVNGKPVGEVSEGNEVEVLLDRTPFYAESGGQIGDHGLLYVTDAQENKEAVVEIQDVQKSLGNIFVHKGTVVKGLINVGGEVEAEVDANLRQRAKVHHTATHLLQSALKKVVGDETSQAGSLVAFDRLRFDFNFNRPLRENEIAEIELLINQWIGEATLLETRVMALAEAKKAGAIAMFGEKYGEEVRVVEVPGVSMELCGGTHVKNTSEIRGFKIISEQGIASGVRRIEAVAGDAFIEYVITRDNYLKQLCSTLKVNAEDVTARVNNLLKDLREARNEVSSARAKAAIYKASSIISSAFTVGSSSKITVLVSSMEDIDADALKSAAEYLVSNLQDPTAVILGSCPDEKRVSLVAAFSPGVVKLGLQAGKFVGLIAKVCGGRGGGRPNFAQAGGSEPENLPAALEKARDDLVSALCQAT, from the exons ATGCTTGGGAATTTTAGCTTTGGAGATTACTTCAAACAAGAGGCTATAAAATGGGCCTGGGAGCTATCAACAGTGGA GTTTGGACTACCAGCTGAAAATTTATGGATCAGTGTGTATGAAGATGACGATGAAACTTTTGCAATATGGCATGATAAG ATGGGCGTTCCAGCAAACCGCATAAAGAAACTCGGTGAAGAGGATAACTTCTGGACGAGTGGAGCGACTGGTCCGTGCGGACCATGCTCTGAAATTTATTACGACTTCCATCCCGAGAGAGGGCATTCAGATGTT GATCTTGGAGATGATTCGAGATTCATCGAGTTCTACAACCTCGTTTTTATGGAATACAATAAAAAGGAAGACGGATCACTCGAGCCCTTAAAACAGAAGAACATTGATACTGGGCTTGGGTTAGAGCGCATGGCTCGCATTCTTCAACGG GTTCCAAATAATTATGAAACTGATTTGATTTTTCCTATTATCAAGAAGGCTGCGGATTTGGCATATGAGTCGTATTCACTTGCAGATGAGTCTGCAAAAACGAACCTTAAA ATAATTGGAGACCACATGCGTGCAATAGTTTATCTTATATCAGATGGTGTTTTCCCATCAAATATTGGAAGAGGCTATGTGGTTCGTCGTCTGATCAGGAGGGCAGTAAGAACCGGAAGGCTGTTAGGTATTAGGAGAGACGGTGTGGGAGGCCTTGAAGGTGCGTTTTTGCCACTTTTAGCGGAAGAAGTCATCAAATTAAGCACCAATATTGATCCAGACTTGAAAACACGAACTCCCCGCATCCTTGAGGAGTTGAAGAGGGAGGAGCTTCGCTTTGTTCAGACACTCGAGAGAGGAGAGAAGCTTCTAGAAGAAATCTTAACTGATGCATTGTCGACTGGACAGAGAAATGGGACTGTGCCTTGTATATCTGGCAAGGACGCGTTTCTTCTATATGATACGTATGGTTTTCCAGTGGAGATAACTAGTGAAGTTGCTGAGGAACGCGGCGTTGGTATAGATATGGTTGGTTTTGATGTGGAAATGGAGAATCAGAGACGCCAGTCGCAGGCTGCACACAACACGGTAAAGCTCTCTGTTGAAGATGGAGTGGAGTTGACGGATAACATTCCTGACACCAAGTTTCTTGGCTACGACACACTTTTTACTAGAGCAGTGGTTGAGGGTCTCTTAGTAAATGGTAAGCCAGTAGGGGAGGTTTCTGAGGGAAATGAAGTCGAAGTGTTGCTAGATAGAACCCCGTTCTATGCTGAATCGGGAGGGCAAATTGGGGATCACGGGCTTCTATATGTTACCGATGCTCAGGAAAATAAGGAAGCTGTCGTGGAGATACAAGATGTGCAGAAGTCACTTGGCAACATATTCGTTCACAAAGGAACTGTAGTGAAAGGCTTAATCAATGTGGGTGGAGAAGTTGAAGCTGAAGTCGATGCAAACTTGAGGCAACGAGCAAAG GTCCATCACACTGCCACACATCTCCTTCAGTCTGCTCTAAAGAAAGTGGTTGGTGACGAAACCTCTCAAGCCGGTTCTTTGGTGGCGTTTGATCGCCTCAGgtttgatttcaatttcaatCGACCTCTTCGCGAGAATGAGATTGCAGAGATCGAATTGCTGATCAATCAATGGATTGGAGAGGCTACGCTCCTTGAAACAAGAGTGATGGCGCTGGCTGAAGCTAAGAAGGCTGGAGCTATCGCAATGTTTGGTGAAAAATACGGAGAAGAG GTACGCGTTGTGGAGGTTCCCGGTGTCTCCATGGAGCTATGTGGTGGCACACATGTAAAGAACACCTCAGAAATACGCGGTTTCAAGATAATATCCGAGCAAGGGATAGCATCGGGGGTCAGACGCATTGAGGCCGTGGCTGGCGACGCATTTATAGAGTATGTCATCACCAGAGATAACTACCTGAAGCAGCTCTGCTCTACTCTCAAA GTAAATGCAGAAGATGTTACGGCTAGAGTGAACAATCTTCTCAAGGATTTACGCGAAGCAAGGAACGAGGTCTCCTCTGCTCGTGCAAAAGCAGCAATCTACAAAGCATCAAGCATCATCAGCAGCGCATTCACAGTAGGATCTTCGTCTAAGATAAC AGTGCTGGTGTCGAGCATGGAGGACATTGACGCGGATGCATTGAAGAGTGCAGCCGAGTATCTAGTGAGCAATCTGCAAGATCCAACAGCGGTTATCTTGGGATCGTGTCCGGACGAAAAAAGGGTGAGTTTGGTGGCTGCATTTTCTCCGGGAGTGGTTAAACTCGGGTTGCAAGCGGGGAAGTTTGTGGGGTTGATTGCGAAGGTATGTGGCGGGAGAGGCGGGGGGCGCCCTAATTTTGCTCAGGCGGGCGGGAGTGAGCCGGAGAATTTGCCGGCAGCGCTTGAGAAAGCGCGGGACGACCTAGTCTCCGCCCTTTGTCAAGCAACTTGA
- the LOC121748852 gene encoding lysine histidine transporter-like 8 encodes MITHTHQHNTREAKMGDHHPAHGETDSANSAPITPRPMSVAPTPPIVSLPPSQFHSPSLTRSPLLTPGGTNRKTPRIRTPRFITPLGSPLRKAIKLTKLDPQDAWLPITESRNGNAYYAAYHTLCSGIGIQALVLPVAFTILGWAWGVIGLTLAFIWQLYTLYLLVHIHESTEDGIRYSRYMQLASATFGDRLAKFLASFPIMYLSGGTCVALIVIGGSTSKMFYGTICGDGCTSKPLTTVEWYLVFTCVAVLLSQLPNLNSIAGVSLVGSLTAVGYCTAIWAVSVAEGRLPNVSYDPVRSKTEIAKIFDVLNALGIIAFAFRGHNLILEIQATMPSSEKHPSSIPMWRGVKVAYTIVAACLFPLAIGGYWAYGGMIPPNGGMLAALLAFHSRDVARSILGLISFFVIINAICSFQLYGMPMFDDMESAYTTRSKKPAPWWLRVIIRAMFGFGCFFVAVAIPFLGSVAGLVGGISLPVTLAYPCFMWLKMKKPKTYSPSWWINWFLGLLGMGLSAILTAAGLYVVIDTGVKVSFFKP; translated from the exons atGATCACACACACTCACCAACACAACACAAGAGAAGCCAAAATGGGTGACCATCATCCGGCTCATGGTGAGACGGACTCCGCAAATTCGGCTCCGATAACCCCGCGGCCGATGTCCGTGGCCCCGACCCCCCCAATCGTGTCACTCCCTCCCTCGCAGTTCCACTCGCCCTCCCTCACCCGATCGCCCCTCCTCACCCCGGGAGGCACCAACCGCAAAACGCCGCGAATCCGGACGCCACGTTTCATCACCCCATTGGGCAGCCCCCTTAGAAAGGCCATCAAGCTCACCAAACTCGACCCCCAAGATGCCTGGCTCCCAATCACCGAGTCAAGAAATGGAAATGCTTATTATGCAGCTTATCATACTTTGTGCTCCGGAATTGGGATCCAAGCTCTAGTCTTACCTGTCGCTTTCACCATCCTTGGCTG GGCATGGGGCGTTATTGGCTTGACTTTGGCTTTCATTTGGCAACTATACACTCTCTATTTACTTGTGCACATCCACGAATCCACCGAAGATGGAATCCGTTACAGCCGATACATGCAATTAGCTAGTGCAACTTTTG GTGATAGGCTAGCGAAGTTTCTAGCGTCTTTTCCGATCATGTACCTCTCCGGTGGGACGTGCGTGGCGCTGATCGTGATAGGCGGCTCAACCTCAAAGATGTTCTACGGGACAATTTGTGGGGACGGGTGCACTTCGAAGCCATTGACGACCGTGGAGTGGTACCTAGTGTTCACGTGCGTGGCGGTGCTTCTGTCACAGCTTCCAAACTTGAACTCGATCGCCGGGGTGTCGCTGGTCGGGTCGCTCACCGCGGTCGGGTACTGCACCGCGATTTGGGCGGTGTCCGTGGCGGAGGGCAGGCTGCCGAACGTCTCCTACGACCCGGTCCGGTCCAAGACGGAAATTGCCAAGATTTTTGACGTGTTGAATGCACTTGGGATCATTGCTTTTGCTTTCAGAGGCCACAATCTCATTCTTGAAATTCAG GCCACCATGCCTTCCAGTGAGAAGCATCCATCAAGCATACCAATGTGGAGAGGTGTGAAAGTTGCTTATACGATTGTAGCGGCGTGCTTGTTCCCGTTGGCAATCGGCGGATACTGGGCATACGGTGGCATG ATTCCACCCAACGGAGGTATGTTAGCGGCTCTATTAGCGTTCCATAGCCGAGACGTTGCGCGGTCTATATTGGGCCTCATAAGCTTCTTTGTCATAATAAATGCCATATGCTCTTTCCAATTATACGGAATGCCTATGTTCGACGACATGGAATCCGCTTACACCACGAGGTCCAAGAAGCCGGCGCCCTGGTGGCTACGGGTGATCATTCGAGCAATGTTTGGGTTCGGATGCTTCTTCGTGGCTGTCGCTATCCCGTTCCTCGGGAGCGTGGCCGGGCTTGTTGGAGGGATCTCTCTACCGGTAACGTTGGCCTACCCATGTTTCATGTGGCTGAAGATGAAGAAGCCCAAAACATATAGCCCATCTTGGTGGATCAACTGGTTTTTAGGTCTTCTTGGAATGGGCCTTAGTGCTATTTTGACTGCAGCTGGTCTGTATGTTGTGATTGACACCGGTGTCAAAGTTAGCTTCTTTAAGCCttag